The following proteins are encoded in a genomic region of Pelodictyon phaeoclathratiforme BU-1:
- a CDS encoding PAS domain S-box protein gives MMVEHVREQEEEYLQMKALLEEKDAKLAEYEKQVETLGLVIAGTNAGSWDWDISSGAVAINNRWAEIAGYTKEELEPVTIETWMKFCDPDDLKRSTLLLERHFSGESDFYEIELRMRHKNGDWVWVLDRGIVFERDRTGNPVRMVGTHQDITKRKHAEERLLKERNMFMGGPVSVFRLKNSPGWPIVDVTKNFGILPGYLPAELIGNVVGYTELIHPDDRTRVLGEVEAFAADNSRESFEMEYRLQGKDGSEIEVYDFRFIHRDENGAVSHYDSFILDAASHGGIEPSLSYNRRFERLVATLANQFINLPAHRIDEMVNLALENIGKFVQADRSYIFEYYDNHRLMDNTHEWCAEGIEPQIQILQHLPTDLFAWLTEKINMNEAIIVPRVSELPEEAAAEMEILEQQDIRSLIIIPLASGNLPFGYIGFDAVTQERHWPQETVSVLKLAGGIIANALQRKQAERMIQCELDLALKLSASASFEETLKICLQSALEISGMDCGGIYLVNEADKSLSLVYSEGLSESFVSKTNHYSGDCTQQHIVFQGIPLYSRYTEIELTTDLPSLDDDLKAIAVVPVMSKNVVVACLNVASHSLNQVPEFSRKALETVASRIGAAIIQAKHEEKINAANRNLDALFNTIDDMLFIVGADEMVKHTNSAVLSRLGYTQEEAYRMHVLDFHPPAQREEARRNIEGMLAGTEHVCLVPLMTKTASLIPVETIATHGSWDDQPVIFGISRDITERIKHESTVKESERRFRELIEFLPLPAIEADLDGVITYCNRQGLLFFGYDAGEMQNNSVYTLVNPSDLSYLKSVLHAITLEGKRVSVEMTGLRKDGTEFQAMLYGAPVFTGGVITGGRGVVVDLTEMKKNEAALAAYTLQSRLREELSSIIDNIPGVVYRLSGDGSIKYFSGSIHSVANGLFPQMNGKNYEAMSPIHPDDREKVEQSNRELMSKKNSLIIVYRVMDENGSVKWIEDRKTSTFSEEGQFSFIDGILFDITERVNALNSQNEFESRMRKTQRLETIGTLAGGIAHDFNNILTPIMGYAEMGLLTLSGDAPQHDYFSEIVNAADRAQNLVSQILTFSRAQESTPSVVSVQSILQEALKLLRPSIPATISISQNIERECRNILADPSKIHQVVVNLCTNAFQAMEGNGGDLSIELKEITLEGELGKELPKIGPGRFVNLTVSDTGCGMDDATMERIFEPFFTTKSVNKGTGLGLSVVHGIIKSFGGEITVQSRKGNGSSFSIFLPVIEEQQKKCEREEIPIQGSCQLLFIDDEVSTLKMMSALLTQLGFRVKVFSSPLKALEVFRQEPAAFDLVITDLTMPEMNGIELVSALHEIREDLPVILMTGYGKEIENNASLARYGISRLLKKPVKIAQLSREINEVISAHYKEPVRNEKTAERGGKAAPQDYDSYL, from the coding sequence ATGATGGTGGAACACGTGCGAGAACAGGAAGAGGAATATCTGCAGATGAAGGCTTTGCTGGAGGAAAAAGATGCGAAGCTGGCTGAATATGAAAAACAGGTTGAAACGCTGGGGCTGGTCATTGCCGGTACCAATGCTGGTTCCTGGGACTGGGATATCAGTTCGGGAGCAGTTGCCATAAACAACCGCTGGGCGGAAATCGCAGGTTATACGAAAGAGGAACTCGAACCGGTCACGATTGAAACATGGATGAAGTTTTGTGACCCTGACGATCTGAAGCGCTCAACACTCTTGCTCGAGAGGCATTTCAGCGGGGAGTCTGATTTCTATGAAATCGAACTCAGAATGCGGCATAAGAATGGTGATTGGGTATGGGTGCTCGACAGGGGTATTGTTTTCGAGCGTGACCGGACGGGAAATCCGGTTCGAATGGTAGGTACCCATCAGGATATAACCAAGAGAAAGCATGCCGAGGAAAGGCTTCTCAAGGAACGAAATATGTTCATGGGGGGGCCGGTTTCGGTATTTCGCCTGAAAAACAGTCCCGGTTGGCCTATAGTCGATGTAACGAAGAATTTTGGAATATTGCCTGGTTACCTGCCAGCCGAGTTGATTGGCAATGTTGTCGGCTACACAGAGCTTATTCATCCGGACGACAGAACACGGGTTTTGGGGGAAGTTGAAGCGTTCGCCGCAGACAACAGCCGGGAATCGTTCGAGATGGAGTATCGGCTGCAGGGGAAAGATGGTTCCGAAATCGAGGTCTATGATTTCAGGTTCATCCATCGCGATGAAAACGGTGCGGTCTCCCATTACGACTCATTTATCCTTGATGCGGCTTCTCATGGTGGCATTGAGCCATCCCTCTCATACAATCGAAGGTTCGAGCGTCTCGTTGCCACCCTGGCCAACCAGTTTATCAACCTTCCTGCCCACAGGATCGACGAGATGGTCAATCTTGCCCTCGAAAATATCGGAAAGTTCGTACAGGCAGACCGGAGTTATATCTTTGAGTACTACGACAACCATCGCTTGATGGACAATACCCATGAGTGGTGCGCCGAGGGTATCGAGCCGCAGATCCAGATCCTGCAGCATCTGCCAACCGATCTGTTTGCATGGCTGACTGAAAAGATCAACATGAATGAGGCAATTATCGTACCGAGAGTATCGGAGCTGCCGGAGGAAGCTGCGGCGGAAATGGAGATCCTCGAACAGCAGGATATCCGATCGCTCATCATCATTCCCCTCGCGTCCGGTAATCTTCCGTTTGGCTATATCGGTTTCGATGCGGTTACCCAAGAGCGCCACTGGCCACAGGAAACCGTTTCGGTGCTTAAGCTCGCTGGAGGAATCATCGCCAACGCCCTTCAGAGGAAGCAAGCTGAACGCATGATCCAGTGTGAACTCGATCTTGCCCTGAAATTGAGCGCATCGGCCTCATTCGAGGAGACTTTGAAAATTTGTCTGCAGAGTGCGCTTGAAATTTCAGGCATGGATTGTGGAGGGATCTACCTCGTAAACGAAGCCGATAAAAGCCTGAGTCTTGTCTATTCTGAAGGGCTTTCGGAATCGTTTGTCAGTAAAACAAATCATTACAGCGGAGATTGCACCCAGCAGCACATCGTCTTCCAGGGTATACCACTCTACAGTCGTTATACGGAAATCGAACTCACTACCGATCTACCAAGTCTGGATGACGATCTGAAAGCAATCGCGGTTGTTCCAGTCATGAGCAAGAATGTTGTTGTAGCATGTCTGAATGTTGCATCCCATTCGCTTAACCAGGTACCGGAATTTTCACGCAAGGCGCTTGAGACTGTGGCTTCCCGGATTGGCGCAGCTATTATTCAGGCAAAACATGAGGAAAAGATCAACGCAGCGAACAGGAACCTGGATGCACTATTCAACACGATCGACGACATGCTTTTCATCGTCGGAGCTGATGAGATGGTCAAACACACGAACTCTGCCGTGCTCTCCCGCCTCGGCTATACACAGGAAGAGGCATATCGAATGCATGTGCTTGACTTTCATCCTCCGGCACAGCGGGAAGAGGCCAGAAGAAATATCGAAGGAATGCTTGCCGGCACTGAACATGTCTGTCTTGTTCCCCTTATGACGAAAACAGCTTCCCTGATCCCTGTGGAAACGATTGCGACCCATGGGAGCTGGGACGACCAACCTGTGATTTTCGGCATTTCGAGGGATATTACTGAGCGCATAAAACATGAATCGACCGTCAAGGAAAGTGAAAGAAGGTTCAGAGAGCTCATAGAATTTCTTCCTCTTCCGGCTATTGAGGCTGACCTGGATGGCGTGATCACCTACTGCAACAGGCAAGGGTTGCTCTTTTTCGGATATGATGCGGGGGAAATGCAGAACAATTCGGTATACACCCTGGTTAACCCCTCTGATTTGAGCTATTTGAAAAGTGTGCTGCACGCCATCACCCTTGAAGGTAAAAGGGTAAGTGTCGAGATGACCGGGCTCAGGAAGGATGGAACTGAATTTCAGGCGATGCTTTACGGTGCACCGGTGTTCACAGGAGGTGTGATCACTGGCGGGCGAGGGGTTGTTGTAGACCTTACGGAAATGAAAAAAAACGAGGCGGCGCTTGCGGCATATACCCTGCAGTCGAGGTTGCGTGAAGAGTTAAGCTCCATTATCGATAATATTCCTGGTGTCGTTTACCGACTCTCCGGTGACGGGAGCATCAAGTATTTCAGCGGTTCGATCCATTCTGTTGCAAACGGACTTTTCCCTCAAATGAATGGAAAGAATTATGAAGCAATGAGCCCCATTCATCCCGATGACCGCGAAAAAGTTGAGCAGTCCAACAGAGAGCTCATGAGTAAAAAAAATTCCCTGATCATCGTCTATCGGGTCATGGATGAAAATGGTTCAGTCAAGTGGATCGAAGACCGGAAAACCTCGACCTTTTCCGAAGAGGGCCAGTTTTCTTTTATTGACGGCATCCTTTTTGACATTACCGAGCGGGTCAATGCACTGAACAGTCAGAATGAATTTGAAAGCCGCATGCGCAAGACCCAGCGGCTTGAAACCATAGGAACACTGGCCGGAGGTATCGCACACGATTTCAACAATATTCTCACCCCCATCATGGGCTATGCTGAAATGGGATTGCTTACCCTTTCGGGTGATGCTCCTCAGCATGACTATTTTTCCGAAATTGTCAACGCGGCAGACCGTGCCCAGAACCTCGTTTCACAGATTCTCACCTTCAGCAGGGCCCAGGAAAGTACCCCTTCGGTTGTTTCTGTCCAGTCCATACTTCAGGAAGCGCTGAAATTGCTGCGTCCCTCCATCCCTGCAACGATCAGCATCAGCCAGAACATTGAGAGGGAGTGCAGGAACATTCTTGCCGATCCCTCCAAAATCCACCAGGTTGTCGTTAACCTCTGTACCAACGCATTCCAGGCAATGGAGGGAAATGGCGGGGATCTGAGTATCGAGCTTAAGGAGATCACTCTTGAGGGTGAATTGGGGAAAGAACTGCCAAAAATCGGGCCGGGGCGGTTTGTGAACCTGACCGTTTCCGATACCGGCTGTGGTATGGATGATGCAACCATGGAACGTATTTTCGAGCCTTTTTTTACGACGAAATCGGTTAACAAGGGTACCGGGCTCGGACTTTCGGTGGTTCATGGCATCATCAAGAGCTTTGGAGGCGAAATAACTGTTCAAAGCCGGAAGGGGAATGGAAGCTCATTCAGCATTTTCCTGCCGGTTATCGAAGAACAGCAAAAAAAATGTGAGCGTGAAGAAATCCCGATTCAGGGCTCTTGCCAACTGCTCTTCATAGACGATGAAGTGAGCACCCTGAAAATGATGTCAGCCTTGCTCACGCAACTTGGGTTCAGGGTAAAGGTTTTCAGTTCTCCCCTTAAGGCTCTTGAAGTTTTCCGCCAAGAGCCCGCTGCGTTCGACCTTGTCATAACCGATCTCACGATGCCGGAGATGAACGGTATCGAGCTCGTCTCGGCATTGCATGAAATACGGGAGGATCTGCCGGTTATCCTTATGACCGGTTATGGCAAGGAGATCGAAAACAATGCCTCTCTGGCCCGCTACGGTATCAGCAGACTTCTGAAAAAACCGGTCAAAATAGCCCAGCTTAGCAGGGAGATCAATGAGGTCATTTCAGCTCATTACAAGGAACCCGTTCGGAATGAAAAAACTGCAGAAAGAGGTGGAAAAGCAGCGCCGCAGGATTACGATAGTTATTTGTAA
- the recN gene encoding DNA repair protein RecN yields MLVSLYIRNFALIQELTVSFNPGLTIITGETGAGKSILVGALSLVLGERSSSDLVRSGTSKAVIEAILNDVHSEKIERLLHDANIETAQELILRRELSSTGQSRCFINDTPCTAAILKQTGEMLIDLHGQHDHQLLLHADTHESLLDDFAKTAQEVTAYKEARSALQEMQRGLETLKKEAAEIREKREIVTFQLNELNALDLKSGEEESIETEITLLENAETLFTLSASLSELLYDSEHSLYSAISEALHLLEKLATIDRRFDIHLEESRSAQSIVDELARFTRSYTANIDFNPVRLESLRERQLQLQRIGKKYGRSLSGLIELKNELEAKSALEENLEEEVDRIRQQIARQKAELSRYADTLCRKRQDAAHRLELLIQKQLAELGIPHATFVVSMRHEENREGEITVDGKCYTAFAGGYDQIEFLISANPGEKPKPLVKVASGGEISRVMLALKSALAESAELPILIFDEIDTGISGRIAEAVGRSLKNLSRLHQIIAITHLPQIAAMADLHLSVQKSVQQERTITEVTVLDHESRLQAIAALISGKNISPSSLTLAAELVERAAR; encoded by the coding sequence ATGCTTGTCAGCCTCTATATCAGAAATTTCGCACTGATCCAGGAGCTAACGGTTTCATTCAACCCTGGACTGACCATTATAACCGGAGAGACCGGCGCTGGCAAATCTATTCTTGTCGGAGCGCTGAGTCTTGTTCTTGGTGAGCGTTCAAGCAGTGATCTGGTGCGATCAGGCACCAGCAAAGCCGTAATTGAAGCGATACTCAACGACGTTCATTCTGAAAAGATTGAGAGGCTGTTGCATGATGCGAACATTGAAACGGCACAGGAGCTTATTCTCCGAAGGGAGCTCTCCTCAACTGGTCAATCCCGCTGCTTCATCAACGACACACCCTGCACGGCGGCCATCCTGAAACAGACCGGCGAGATGCTGATTGATCTGCACGGCCAGCATGACCACCAGTTGCTGCTTCATGCCGACACGCACGAGAGCCTGCTTGACGACTTCGCCAAAACAGCACAGGAGGTCACCGCCTACAAAGAGGCTCGTTCAGCGCTTCAGGAGATGCAGCGAGGGCTCGAAACCCTGAAAAAAGAGGCGGCAGAAATCCGCGAAAAGAGGGAGATCGTTACGTTTCAGCTCAACGAGCTCAACGCGCTTGACCTGAAAAGCGGTGAGGAGGAGAGCATTGAAACCGAAATAACGCTCCTTGAAAATGCTGAAACCCTGTTCACGCTCAGCGCATCCCTGAGTGAGCTGCTCTACGACAGCGAACACTCCCTCTATTCTGCCATAAGCGAAGCGTTGCATCTCCTCGAAAAACTTGCAACCATCGACAGGCGCTTCGACATCCATCTTGAAGAGAGTCGCAGTGCACAAAGCATAGTCGATGAACTCGCCCGTTTCACCCGCAGCTATACCGCAAACATTGATTTTAATCCCGTCAGGCTCGAATCGTTACGGGAACGCCAGCTCCAGCTCCAGCGCATCGGGAAAAAATATGGCCGCTCCCTCTCCGGACTGATTGAGTTGAAAAATGAGCTTGAAGCAAAGAGCGCCCTCGAAGAGAACCTTGAAGAGGAAGTTGATCGTATCCGCCAGCAGATAGCCCGGCAGAAAGCTGAACTGTCGCGGTACGCCGACACCCTTTGCCGCAAACGGCAGGATGCCGCCCATCGGCTTGAACTCCTTATCCAGAAACAGTTGGCGGAACTCGGCATACCACACGCCACCTTCGTTGTCAGCATGAGGCACGAAGAAAATCGTGAGGGAGAAATCACCGTCGATGGGAAGTGCTATACCGCATTTGCGGGCGGTTACGACCAGATTGAGTTCCTGATTTCAGCCAACCCCGGTGAAAAGCCAAAACCGCTTGTCAAAGTGGCCTCCGGCGGAGAAATTTCACGGGTCATGCTTGCCCTGAAGAGCGCCCTGGCTGAGTCGGCCGAGCTGCCAATCCTTATCTTTGATGAAATCGATACCGGCATCAGTGGCAGAATCGCCGAAGCGGTCGGAAGAAGCCTGAAAAACCTCTCACGCCTGCACCAGATCATCGCCATCACCCACCTGCCACAGATTGCCGCAATGGCCGACCTGCACCTCAGTGTGCAAAAATCCGTCCAGCAGGAGAGAACCATAACGGAAGTGACCGTTCTTGACCATGAGAGCCGCCTGCAGGCCATTGCCGCGCTCATCAGCGGCAAAAACATCTCCCCCTCGTCACTTACACTTGCAGCAGAACTGGTTGAGAGGGCTGCTCGCTGA
- a CDS encoding Sec-independent protein translocase subunit TatA/TatB — translation MFGLGGQELILILLIILLLFGAKKLPELARGLGKGMKEFKKAQTEIEEEFNSVVDEKPKKEKTASSTQS, via the coding sequence ATGTTTGGATTAGGTGGACAGGAACTGATTCTCATTCTGCTGATCATTCTGCTGTTGTTCGGCGCAAAAAAACTTCCGGAACTTGCAAGAGGGCTGGGAAAAGGGATGAAGGAGTTCAAAAAAGCACAGACTGAGATAGAAGAGGAGTTTAACTCAGTCGTTGATGAAAAGCCGAAAAAGGAAAAAACAGCCTCGTCAACGCAAAGCTAA
- a CDS encoding phosphatidylserine decarboxylase, with amino-acid sequence MFTSYGYSTMIKVFLLCLAISAAALIFPLWAQIPIHLTTGLALLFTLYFFRDPKRVAPDEKRIILAPADGKILLVQKQNGNIAGKTSTLVSIFMSPLNVHVNRVPLSGKVTRLHYRPGQFLMAFDNRSMESNEKMEIGINNGEIEVQFSQVSGFLARRIVCQLQKGENVKLGNRFGMIKFGSRVDLILPPSATVLLQPGQRTRAGETILARY; translated from the coding sequence ATGTTTACTTCCTATGGCTACAGCACCATGATCAAGGTGTTTCTTCTCTGCCTGGCTATCAGCGCGGCTGCACTGATTTTTCCCCTCTGGGCACAAATACCGATACACCTTACAACAGGCCTCGCACTCCTTTTCACCCTCTATTTTTTTCGTGACCCTAAACGGGTTGCGCCCGACGAAAAGCGAATTATCCTTGCACCCGCCGACGGGAAAATCCTTCTCGTCCAGAAGCAAAACGGAAACATTGCCGGAAAAACCTCAACGCTGGTCAGTATTTTTATGTCGCCCCTCAATGTCCACGTCAACCGCGTACCACTCAGCGGAAAGGTAACCCGCCTGCACTACCGCCCCGGTCAGTTCCTGATGGCCTTTGACAATCGGAGCATGGAGAGCAATGAAAAAATGGAAATCGGCATAAACAACGGTGAAATTGAGGTACAGTTCAGCCAGGTATCCGGTTTTCTGGCCAGAAGAATTGTCTGTCAACTGCAAAAGGGAGAGAACGTCAAACTCGGCAACAGGTTCGGCATGATCAAGTTCGGCTCAAGGGTCGATCTCATCCTGCCCCCTTCAGCAACCGTACTGCTTCAGCCAGGTCAGAGAACCCGTGCCGGCGAAACCATCCTTGCCCGCTATTGA
- the tilS gene encoding tRNA lysidine(34) synthetase TilS, whose amino-acid sequence MNRLEKKFLEQLRTRRLVEEGDRVLVAVSGGPDSMAMLSLFCAVRPLLRAELAVAHCNFQLRGAESDGDESFVLDHCRSLDLECFVDHFDTLRFAGEWKRSVEESARILRYTFFRQVMEQKGFSKIATGHHVNDNAETILFNLFRGVSLPGLRGIRALNGKIIRPMLLFHKADMVAYLKEKGITSRTDTSNYANDYDRNFIRNRVIPLIEERFAGKLMPSLRRVSEQAGELSEFLELYFENLCEREPGLALNEGKLSVFALQQLTVFEQKEVLKRALRDLHAVVDARTLQKLVDLLGSQPGKMVMAGGQLRVLWKDGMLCFFRDSAPP is encoded by the coding sequence GTGAATCGTTTAGAAAAAAAATTTCTTGAACAACTCAGAACAAGGCGGCTGGTCGAAGAGGGTGACAGGGTTCTTGTTGCGGTTTCCGGGGGGCCGGATTCCATGGCCATGCTCTCACTTTTCTGTGCGGTAAGACCTCTTCTGCGTGCTGAGCTTGCGGTGGCTCACTGTAATTTTCAGCTTCGTGGCGCCGAAAGTGACGGCGACGAGTCTTTTGTGCTCGATCATTGCCGCTCACTTGATCTGGAGTGTTTTGTCGATCATTTTGACACCTTGCGTTTTGCCGGGGAGTGGAAGCGATCGGTCGAGGAGAGCGCACGGATATTGCGATATACTTTTTTCAGGCAGGTGATGGAGCAGAAGGGATTTTCAAAAATCGCTACCGGTCATCATGTCAATGATAATGCTGAAACCATTCTTTTCAATCTTTTCAGAGGGGTCTCACTTCCGGGACTGAGAGGCATCCGGGCTCTTAACGGTAAAATTATTCGCCCCATGCTGTTATTTCACAAGGCGGATATGGTTGCCTACCTGAAGGAGAAGGGGATTACCAGCCGAACGGATACGAGTAATTATGCCAATGATTATGACCGGAATTTTATCAGGAACCGTGTTATTCCGCTTATTGAGGAGCGCTTTGCCGGTAAATTGATGCCATCACTCCGCAGAGTGTCGGAACAGGCGGGTGAGCTTTCAGAATTTCTGGAACTCTATTTTGAAAATCTCTGTGAACGGGAGCCGGGGCTTGCCCTCAATGAGGGGAAGCTTTCTGTTTTTGCACTTCAGCAGCTTACGGTTTTTGAGCAGAAGGAGGTGTTAAAAAGGGCGCTACGGGATCTGCATGCTGTGGTTGACGCCCGGACGCTTCAGAAGCTGGTTGATCTTCTTGGTAGTCAGCCAGGAAAAATGGTGATGGCTGGCGGGCAATTGCGAGTGCTCTGGAAAGACGGGATGCTCTGTTTTTTTCGTGACAGCGCTCCGCCTTGA